Genomic DNA from Ictidomys tridecemlineatus isolate mIctTri1 chromosome 6, mIctTri1.hap1, whole genome shotgun sequence:
tgtggtgctgaggattcaaacctgttgcctcacacatgctaggcaagcactctaccactgagccacaaccccaacccttataatccccatttttaaaatgaaaaaacaaaatgaacccACAGCTGATAAAAGCAAAAGGTATGATGGGTAGACTAGCACTAAGaattttcagggctgggattgtaactcagagatagaatgcttgcctagcatatgtaaggccctgggtttgatcctcaacacaatttaaaaaataaataaaggtattgtttccatctactgttaaaaataattaaaaaaaaaaagaattttcataatCTGCTTCCTTCAGTGCCAGGAAAGTAGCAGTATAAATTGCTTTGTGCTTCTTGGGGATCTTACTGATTTtctcttttacatattttgttgaCAGCATTTATGAATGCAGCTTAATGTGCAAGTGTAATCGACAAATGTGTCAAAACCGAGTTGTCCAACACGGTCCTCAAGTAAGACTACAGGTGTTCAAAACTGAGAAGAAGGGATGGGGTGTACGCTGCTTAGATGACATCGACAGAGGGACGTTTGTTTGCATCTATTCAGGTAAAGCAAAGGcttgttttctaattattctaTAGTAGGATCTACATTTCTGAATATACCTTTTCCTATTCAGGAACCAGTACAACCTGCTCATTTGAAATTCCAGGTTCATTTCAGGAAGGGCAAAAAGAAACTTGTAGTTATTGGCATTCAGGGTAATCACACTTGGATCTCTGCCATGCACCACTTATGTACACACATACCACACAACCTGCCTAGACATTTGTCTCTCATATTTCCCAAAATAACTCTTGAATGGAAGCTGCCTATAATATGCCAAATGATATCAAGAAGCATCATTAGCTCTATCAGCATCATTAGAAATTACACCTAAGGATCTCTGATCTGTCTAACAAGGATGAGTGAGAATAGCCAGTTGTTAATCTGATTTGGTCAGTAAGTTCCTtgaaagaaaatgcataaattttagactaatattttaatattatgcaGGACTTTAATATGAGAACAATAGGTACATACAGCATTATTTTAAATAGGTCATTTTCTAAAAGAGTATAGGTTTCAAATGCTAAAGCCTTTTTAACTAGACAGAAAAGTTGCAATTTTAAGATTAGATTTCACCTCCCTAGAATACTTAGATTcgtatttttgttttatagtacTATAGCTAAACTCTTCTCTTTCATGTTATACCAAAATGGGCAAATGCTTCTTTTAGACACCCTGTATTTCTTATGAATGGAAGATAAGAAATaccttattgctttttttttttcttttttctttttttgctgtcTCACAACATTTTTCTAGGATGAGTTAATGTGTTTCCACAGGATCCTTTGGTCATGGAGCAGAAATAGACATGTCATTTTCTTGTTAGCAATTAGATTATCTTCCATCTTgttcaaactctttttttcttttaggaagatTGCTAAAGAGAGTCAATCCTCAGAAACCTAATGCTGttgatgaaaatggaaaagaaaaggatgttatgaaaaatatattttcaaaaaagagaaaaatagaagttgCGTGTTCAGATTGTGAGGTTGAAGTTATCACATTAGAATTGGAAAAGCGACCTAAAAGTGCTGAAACTGAGGAATATCCACCTAAGTTTAGTAGTAATTCAAACGAGCCCATTATGTAAGTAAGAACACCAATCACAGTTACTCTGCTAGGAATTAAAAGtgattctttctccttcctctttctttcttattcttttgccCCCCACTCCTATTTATAATTTTGCTTCACAGTTATAAATTTAATACTTTGAGAAATTCAGGccactttaaatttaaaaacctagCCAACACACTTTCCTCAGGGCCCATTTCTAGAGTTTTGCCTTGGATGATTTTCAGCAGGATGTCATGacatttgcttttgttgtttgtttgttttcttttgtttcatattGCCATTGATTTGCAAAACTTTTAtagattctctttttttaaacatacctCAAAAATTATTGACTTgtcaggctcagtggtgcatgcctgtaatcccagcagctcaggaagattgtgaattcaaagccagcctcagtaaaagtgaagcactaggactggggatatagctcagttggtagaatgcttgccttgcttgcaccacaaagaaataaacaaaagtgaggcactaagcaactcagtgagaccctgtctctaaataaaatacaaaatagggctggggatgtggctcagtggttgagtgtccctaagttcaatccccagtcctccCCCCTAAAAAATTAttgacttttaaataaattttctcctCCAGTGAAGGGTAGTTAGAGGTGttcttaatttaattattaataatgcaTATTTATGTAATTTTGATATTATGTACATTTTAAGGTCCACTAAAGAGAATTTTTAGTGATAtgcaaaataacctttttttttccctttcagagaGATGAACTATAACAACATCTCAAGAACTCAGTATCATTCAGTTATTAGAAGTCCTAAATCCAAGACAGCCATTTTTCCACATAATGGGAAAAAGGTGGTAAAAACTGGAAAATGTAGATGGGGCCCTTCTGAGACCATTAACTGTTATCTTACATTTCTATCTTTActtagtttaaaatgtttatgttagTTAATATTATGTAgaatttcttgtattattttgcAATGGTATGCTGTTGAAGTTTtaagacatattttatttacttagtaTTGTTCATAGCAGTTGCATATTTCCAACTTAGCTATATGAGGAGAATTTTAAGTTAATagtgatataaaaaagaaaagtgatggAATAATTTAGATTAAAGAGAAAGTTGTTTTGAGATACAAGAGAAAAAAGAGCtgcaattttataaaagaatcatCCAGAAAGCATTGTTTTACATGGTAGCCTGAGGATATACTTTTCAAATTGAGCTGAGAAGACTAGTCAGACTGAAacttggaagaagaaaaagatctaGGAAAAAGAACAGAGACAGACAAAATGATAGCTTACAATAGGGCTTGttggtgaaaaataaaaacttggatCTATGTGTACAAATACTTGCCCTCTGCCTAGTAACAATACAGTAATAACCTTCTCAGTATCATATGGTTTATGGAAAGATTAAGCCAGTAGTTGTAATCTCCAGCTCTGATGCTAGTTTAACCTCCAGCTCTGCTGCTTACTAGCTAGCAGACATCTCCATGGGTGCTTtccttttatctgtaaaatgaagataatagaaTCTATCTCAAGAAttctgaagattaaatgagaaaaataacagaaaactttCCTAGCACAATGCTTGGCACTCaactaagtgttcaataaatattgacatTTCAAGTACTATGaacttgaagagaaaaaaataatggtcAGCACTTATTGAGCAATTAGTTGTGTGCTGAGCTAAACATACACCCTTCTGTTGAAAGCATCACATTTAAGGGGACTCCATTGGCTACaatgcataaaaacaaaattctttaaCCTTTTCTTTGAGGTGGAAACTAGCCAGTATATTTTTAATCCTTGCACAATTTACAGTTGAAGCCAAATTATAATCTTACACAGCACTTATCTCAGTTATGAAGGATGATTTGAATTGATAAGTACAGAAAGATGTATTGGATTTATTAAAATCCAGAGAATGTTCTGAAAGTCTTCATAGCTATACCTTTAAAAAGTGCCTAGAAATAGAACATTTTGAGAAGGGGTAACACACATTGGCTCCATTAGTCTAAAGATTCTTATAATCTTAATTGTGAAGCTTTTCAAAATTAACTAATACGTGTAGCCTATGAAAATTGACATTTGATGAGACCTAACTGCTGAATACTTTTTCCTAACCTAGGAAGTAAAGAtatctcttattttcctttaaggGATTTGTTTCTTTAGAGTCTGCCACCTCAGAAGATAATGATGGATTTAAACCAGCCCAAGCACATGTGAACTCTAAAACCAGGGGAGCACAAAGTAGGCTATGTTTCACTTTATCATTATCTCTCATCTGCCTATTTGTCTCTCTCTTGTTCAATAATCTGTGGCTCATTTTCTTAGATTTCATAGCAAACATGCTGCATTTGTGATCAAAGTTACTATTTGTTTAGATAAAATATTGGCCACCTGTGGTTTATACAGGCCTACTACCTATATATGTGTGTAGGCTGtgaaagaatgatttttacattaaaatagttggaaaaaatcaaaaggtaaatattttatgacacttgaaaattaaaatttcattgtcAGTAAATAAAGTTCTACaatcattcatttacatattgtttcTACTTTCACATTACACCCACAGATTCACAGTAGACTCTGGCAAAGCCTGAAGTATTTGCTGTTTGCccctttacagaaaacatttgctgACCTCTGATCTTGTTGCCAACATTGACTTGATGCATGGCAGTAGGAGTAAGGTGGACAATTCTGACTCTTCATGGTCCACAGGTGGTGTTTGTGGCTTTGTAACCATTGTTTGTTTAAAGGAGACACTCTTTCTTTTGAagtcttaaaaataaagacacatcaCTCTTTTGCAGTAGTCTAGCCAACACCACTATAGAGGATGACAAATATGTCTAGCAAAGGGCTAAAATGCTGATGAGTGCTTGTCTTTCAGAATTACCAGTCTCTGCCATGGTGAATATTACaattatataatattaagtaCCAAAAACTGGGTTTTGGTACTTTTATGTTTCAATGGATCCCACAGTAAGGAGACATTACTGAGAGAGAGTCCTTTTTGAAGAACTGAACAGCCATTGCTGCCTCTTCTTTGAGCCTCCTTGCATCTGCAAGCCTAAATCCCCACCTATTAAAGGATAGAAATTGGAAGAGGCATGGCAGCGCCTTGGTAGAAAAGTCCTAtcaaggggctgaggctgtggttcAGAAGTAGAGCGCTCGCTAGCACGTGCGAggtgctgagtttgatcctcggcaccacataaaaataaagatgttgtgtccaccgaaaactaaaaaataaatattaaaaaatttctctctctctctctctctctctcaaaaaataataaataaaaacaaataaaaataaaggttaacaAAAAACTcctgaagctttaaaaaaaaaaaaagttctatcaAGAAAGGGCATTTTTATGTATTACATTCCAACATTTAATGCATGTGAGCCATAATGAATACTATTGCTTCTGATTCTTTTGTCATTATCATTGATGTCTATAGTGCATATAAGCAGGCAGTCCAAATatagttatataattattatggCTTATAAGTAACCTTTGATTAAAAGATATTGTAGGATGGCAACCACAACAATAATGATTGAAATAagagccttaattttttttttttagattttttatatatatagtttagttgacggacctttattttattcatttatttatgtatggtgctgagaattgaatccagtgcctcatagatgctaggtaagcactgtaccactgagccacaactccaccccgaagagtcttaatttttaaaaaaaatataatttattttcaacaagtttttatttttaattaacatgttaaaaatacatatttatggggtacagtttGACATTCAATACTTGTACACAATGTGTAATAATCAGATCAGGGTGATTGGTATACTGTCACCTCAGACATCATTTTTTTGTATtggaaacattaaaaatcctttctactagctattttgaaatatacacttAATTATTGTTCACCAAAATTATCCTGCACTGTGTAGAACATGAGAAGTTATTCCTCTTATCCAGCTGCACCCACAAATTTGTTAGCCATCTTCTCTCTGTGCCCTTCACCCCACACCAGGTTCTGGTAACCACAATTTAATCTTGGCTTCTATGACATTTTGGCCAAAATGTAATTTTGTTATATGATTGACTTAGATGATACAGtgacttttttgtttatttgtttgtttaataagtGATTTTACTTACACCATCCTACATGCATTCATACTTTTGAATACTCTAAAAAAATCCATTATTGGATGTTAATTAGTTCTCTACTTTtgaattatcattatttgtaaaAGTGTAATTATTGAGTGGTCATCTAGCAAAACACCAAACTTAATATGTACCAATCCCTGGTGGTTGGTACATACTTGTTGCTATTGGGATTTGTAGAGGGTGATTCTGATTCTGAAGGGGACTTCTCAGGCCTTTCATTGGCACATAAAAGCCTAGAGTGCTTCTTAAACCTCCATTCTGTTACATTTAAATGCAAATTCCAgagttaaagaaaagaaagtttgttAGAGATTAAACATGGTAATGTGGAAGCAACTTGTAGATTCATAGTCATTGCTGTGTAGTAGAAAGAAGGCAGGAGCCAAACATATTTGAGTTTGTTACCCAAATTCTCATTATTATGAGTCAGGCAAATCTCTTTACCCAACTAAGACTCAAAAGTTTCATTTGTAAATTGAAACTACCTACCTTAATACATTGTAAAGATTAATGATAATGATAACAGGTAGCATCTAATTAATATTGTTAATCTCATCACCATTGTTCAACCAAGTAAATTTTCTGACAATTCTTTCTTGACAATATCTATTAGAGAACTCAAGATTCAACCAAGTTGAAGATTCTGAGGACAATCAGCTGATTGAATCAGATGTAATAGATATGACTACATGTAGAGAAGAAACTCTGCCAGGGGGCAGATGTGACCAAGCAACCACattggataatgaaaatgttaaagAATTTGAGGTTCAAATAAAAAAGCCCCAAGAGGAAAAATCTCCAGTGTGTAAAAACCAGCAGGTTTATCATGATGAAGAGTTGACATGTGATACCAAGAATACTTCGTCTGATTCTCTAATGAAGTCCAGTAAAAGCAATGTTTTTTTACTGGATGccacaaaagaaggaaatgtggGCCGTTTCCTTAATGTGAGTATAGGGACTGAGATGCATATTTCTAAACAACTTTTTTTCAcatgctttaaaaaatcataagggTAATATGATTAACAGacagtcctggggctggggatgtggctcaagcggtagcgcacttgcctggcatgcgtgcggcccgggttcgatcctcagcaccacatacaaacaaagatgttgcatctgccgagaactagaaaagaaataaatattaaaaattaaaaaaaaacaaaaaaaacagacagTCCTAAAGCTAGACAACCTGCGTTAGAAGTCCAGCACCCAACTTGGGTGTTCATGGCATGTTACTCAAGTTCTTGCTGCCTCATTTCCTATCTTTGTAATAGGGGATAATAATAACTATTAGtatattatgaggattaaatgaattaatataaagTGTTTCCGACTACCTAACACATACCaaacatttgctttaaaaaaaaaaaaaagaaaaaaaacactaagaaaTAGTGTGTAAAAAACATACCAGAGGTTTCTGTCTATCtgctcaagttaaaaaaaaaaaaatgtatgggcAGGAAGTAATCATTGAAATTAAATAATGCCAGACATTCCACAGAACATTGTAGGGATTTGATCTCTTGAGAATTTTTTGATTCATAAGTGTGCTGAGATGACAGCTAATGGGCACCTGAACAGTATGAGAATGGTGGTAATATAAAAAGAGTATCATCATGTTAGAAACCTTAGAATGAAGATAAATGGTTTTGTTCAGCAGAGAATCAACTGCTTACACGACTCCTCTTCTAAGGCGGTATTTTTTACTAGGATGTAAAAGttattaagtaattattttatgaaaaagtaaattattttcataCGTACTATTCCTATAAAGAGtcttcattttaaactttttgtgaaaactttgctttaaaaaataattcaaaaagccCTACCTTGAGAAGTATTCTGCTCCCATTTACCTGCCTCCACTCCACTTTCTAAAATAGTCATAAAGTTGACTATAAAAAGTTATGACATCTTTTTTGTGCTTTCTTCTGGTATTTTTCTGCAAATATGagtaaatatatgtgtattgtTTGTTCCCTCCTTTTTACAGACAGGATAGCATAttcactgttttatattttgctttttgaattAACACTATATattggagatctttccatatcAGTACACAGAGAGAGCACCTCATTTCTTTGGTTTGCATGGTTTTGTTCATAGCTACATAGAATTGCATTATATCAATGTACCAAAGTATAGGCAAACATTAGCATTATTTCCAAACTTTTACTGTTAAAACCAATGCTGCATGAATAAtcttatacatgcatacatacatatgcagAGTAACCtgtagaatacatttttaaatatgaatttgttGAATCAAAAGATAAGTGCATTTATAGTGATGATAAATATTGACAAATTACTCACTTTTTTGAATACATTTTGCATTTCTATCACCAGGATATCAGAATGTCAAAACAGGGCTTTTCTGCATGGGTTTCTATTAATAGTACTGTCATGaacttttttagtattttatatagtaataaagaaaaaagaaaaaatcagtgagATGCGTTGGAAACAGAATGGTATTCTAATAGTGCAAAACACAAGGTAGCAAACTTTGTGCTATATCTAAtctctgtgtttttgtttgtttgtttgtttgtttgtttgtttgtttttaacagcATAGTTGTTGCCCAAATCTCTTGGTACAGAATGTTTTTGTAGAAACACGTGACAGAAATTTTCCATTGGTGGCATTCTTCACCAACAGGTTTGAAATTGATTTTGCTGTTATGATTTAATTctgaaattatgattttaaaaataaccatagaaaatatataaagatgtgTAATATAGCCCCAAATATCTGGTATCCTGGAATATTCAATTATCCTAAACTCTTCCTAGTCAATAAAATTTTGAACACTTGAAATTTCTATTCTGTTCTCACTTAGTATTAATTAATGATAGGTTTTAAGATCTCACCCAATTCAGTTGAGGGAGATGAATGACAAAAAGTGCTATATCTTCTTTATCTTATAATTGTCCCCAATCTGTTACTTTACATAGATTCACATTTGCAAAACACGCTTCCTCCCTCATGGATACTAACAGATTCCTTCTTTCTTAGGATTTTAGTAGATATGAAATAATCaaataatcattctttttttttttaatattttgtcttagttgtagttggacataataccttaattttatttatttatttttatgtggtactgaggatcgaacccagtgcctccgcacatgctaggcgagtgttctactgctgagccacaaccgcacCCCCAATAATTGTTCTTAATAAAAGATCattactggggctgggattgtggctcagcggtagagtgctcgcctagcacatgtgaggccctgggttcgatcctcagcaaaataaataaataagtagatagatagatagatagatagatagatagatagatagatagataagtaaataaatacatatctaactacaactaaaaaataaatattaaaaataaatcattcctaACTGATGGATGCTAGGGAGAGAAAATAGATCATATTATTAAGATGGTTATTGATGTTAATGTGTAAATTGACATTCAATTTTGATTCATTTGATAGTTATTTAAGGTAGttatgattatttttcatttctactttctaGGTATGTGAAAGCAAGAACAGAACTAACGTGGGATTATGGTTATGAAGCTGGGACTATGCCTGACAAAGAAATACTCTGTCAATGTGGGGTTAATAagtgtaggaaaaaaatattataaaaatgtaactaATGCCTGTTCATGAAGTTAGATAAGGCTCAAATTGGAGCCATACAAAAGAATCCTCAGTCATCAGTGGAATTAATGTAGGTTGCTGTACACCAAGGTAAttctcaactttttctttttttaggattcatattgtatttctattttatttgattaaattCCAGActcaaaataagaacattttcatATGCACAGGCTATCCTTGTTTTTACTGCTGTTCAACTTTACTTGAGTACAatggaaatgtatattttatatgaaatatcacTGTATAATTTATAACTTATTTACAAAttgtatattaagaaaaatagaattcagTAGTTTCTAAGTTACTTTTTTAATCACTATTATTTAGTTTATACCTGCAAGGACCAAATTTCGCATCTACTTACAAAATTGATGTTTAATTCCTGGCACATCATTATAGGCTACAAGGTGGGCAACAGAACCTGAGGGATATGTGAGAACTAATTTTATACTTCCAAGGTgtgcagtttttgttttttaccccTAGTGCTAGGCCTCATGCCTGCTTGGCCAGTGCTGCaccactgacacacacacacacccccaattCTCCCAAGTATTTTAATACTTGTTAAGAGAGACTATATCTGGCTCCATGAAACTGTCCCATCAATCATTTGGGGAGGAGAGACTCTTCAGTAAGTTAAGTTTCTGACAAACtctttggtgtttttgttttttgagtgtggtactagggattggacccagggccttgtgcatgagaggcaagcactacaccagctgagctatatccctggcccttgACAAATTCTTTGATTCAACTCTTTGAGATTAATCCTCTTTTCCAGTTTCCCTTCACTCCTTCAATGCAGACAAGATAAGCGGAATAGAAACTTagagaaaattgaatattttgttctaaagagaataaaactatAAGTAAAAGAAACCTTGAAACTAGAAGGAATTATCCTGGGCAAAATTTCACatcaaaaatataacaaaataacaattttgAGCTTCAGAGTCTAAAACAGCCTCTTGGTATATCCTGGGCATGGTTGGTTGTTTTTGTAGAAAAAAGGGGAAGTTAACTACTTTGCTGTAGGCTAACCCTGATCATCTAGTGGAAAAGGGGACTGTGAAGCTCCAAgaatcaaaaattaattttatcccttccagaaaaagtacatttaactCCTAGGAACTTCTCCTAAGAACCAGGTGGTACTATTAATTTGAAAAGGAGTAATTAAATGGAGACCgaagcaggaggaacacaagttcaaggctagactaAGCAACTGGGTAAGACTCTGTCAGAAATTAAAAAGGattgagatgtagctcaatggtaaagctcccctgggttcagtcctcattATGGGAGATAGGAAGGGATTTCTTTTTTGAGGGGTTTATGTCTTTTTGTTGTGTTACTTGATTTGGGGTTTAGTTTGATTACCTTTCAAACAAATCTATTTTAAGTTGGGACCcagtttcttaaaaatattgaacCAGATGAAAATTGAACTTGGGAAACCAAGAACTAGGAAAAGTAGCCAAAAAATTAAAACCCAGTTGTCTATAGACAGATGAGTCAAGTTGAGAAATCTGTGTATTTACAATAAAGATGCAGGAATTTTAGGCAGTATGCTAAAATAAAGTGAGAAGTTTAGTCAAATATTTTTGTGCAGGAAATATTATAGATCAGCCAGTATTTCCTTAAGATCTGCTTTAGGAGTCCATCTAACATTCATAAACCTGAAATATTCTATCAGTTTTATCCTCTTTGAGAAGTTTCTCCAGAAATTGTGATCTGCTTCATTCTCGATTATTTTACAGCTAGCATCTCACTTCAGTACCCTAGAGATTTGCTTTGTCTCTCATGTCAGATCTGTTTCTAGTTTCCCTTTCCTTAGTCTACTCTTTTATGTTGGTGAAGCATAGCCTCCAATAGcttgttacttttgttttttggactcgggattaaacccaggtacactttaccactgaactatatcgccagccctttttattttttatttttgaaaaaggtttcactaagttgcccaggctggccccaaacttgcagtcctcctgcctcaacctcctaggtggctgggattatagatacATGCCACTACACCTGACACCAGTAACTTTTGAAGAAGATAAGAAGTAAATGTTTTGAGACTCTGCACtttgaaatgtcttcattttattttcttgattgctATTTTCGGCAGGGTATAGAATTTTTACCTCTCTTGAAGTTATAGGATTAATTTTGTCCCAGTGTTTGTCTCTGGTCAGAGTCCATTTTCATCCTTCTACTGGTGTTTGATgagatcttttcatcttaaaACCTTGTTTTTCAGTACAGAAACCATTTCTTGAAGACTTTCTCATCTCTTTTTGGAATTCCTGTTACCAAAATGTTAGATCTCCAGTATTGGTTCTCCGGTTTTCTTTCTACTGTTCTCTTAATTTCCAGCTCTGTCTTCCTGCTTTTTCAGTATCCTAGAAGGTACTGAagagtccttttgatttttatggtctcatttttaatttgtaagaattctctttttttcttttaatattctttataacATCCTGTATTGGCCCATGTtgcagtattttatatttttgtgtgtgtgcatatacatacatatacatgcattcatatgtcttatttttttcttacatattctCTGTCCTCTcagctttgtttattttccttctgtttgtttTGTCCCTTAACATTATAGGGCTTTCTTCAGAGTTAAGAGAACATTGCAgtctgaaagagagaaaaggttccTGGATGGCTTTACCATGCCTCAGCTGTTTTGCTGAGAAATCCTGTGGGCTCAAGGGTTTTCTTTTCTGCCTGGCAAGGCATACTTCTCTAACCTCCTGTGggaaaagccaaaaaaaaaaaaaaaaatcgtgtgCCTAGGGTCTGCTCATTTCCCA
This window encodes:
- the Setdb2 gene encoding histone-lysine N-methyltransferase SETDB2 isoform X1, with protein sequence MEEKNGDAKTFWMELEDDGKVDFVFEKVQNVLQSLKQKIKNRSATNKEYIQAMILVNEATISNNSALIEDHKPVTWNELENKSDAFSSTSYENFFSPDCTFLSTENKEILPLENKVIDFRGEKSSLNLSYQSHGCSGACLMKTPPPFKGENPLQLPVKCHFQRRHAKTNSHSSALHVSYKTPCGRSLRNVEEVFRYLLETECNFLFTDNFSFNTYVQLTRNYPKQEENVSDVDISNGVESVPISFCNEIDNRKLPQFKYRKTIWPRTYYLNNFSDMFTDSCDCSEGCIDITKCACLQLTARNAKSCPLLSNKITTGYKYKRLQRQIPTGIYECSLMCKCNRQMCQNRVVQHGPQVRLQVFKTEKKGWGVRCLDDIDRGTFVCIYSGRLLKRVNPQKPNAVDENGKEKDVMKNIFSKKRKIEVACSDCEVEVITLELEKRPKSAETEEYPPKFSSNSNEPIIEMNYNNISRTQYHSVIRSPKSKTAIFPHNGKKGFVSLESATSEDNDGFKPAQAHVNSKTRGAQKNSRFNQVEDSEDNQLIESDVIDMTTCREETLPGGRCDQATTLDNENVKEFEVQIKKPQEEKSPVCKNQQVYHDEELTCDTKNTSSDSLMKSSKSNVFLLDATKEGNVGRFLNHSCCPNLLVQNVFVETRDRNFPLVAFFTNRYVKARTELTWDYGYEAGTMPDKEILCQCGVNKCRKKIL